The sequence below is a genomic window from Rudanella lutea DSM 19387.
AACCTGTTCGTCATCACGAAGTACTCTGGCCTTGACCCCGAAATCGATAACGGCCGCGACAACAACTTCTATCCACGCCCCCGGATTGTTTCGGCGGGTCTGAACCTCGACTTTTAAAAACCCTCATCCCTGCCCCTCTCCTAATAAAGGAAAAGAGCCGGGAGCGAGGCCGCTCAAACTCATGAAACCAATGCATAAAATAGCCACCCTCTTCGCGCTCACTACGGCCCTGACGGTGTCGTCGTGCGTGAATGATCTGGACCGGGAGCCCAAATTCGACGTTACTTCGGCGTCGGTCTACGCCGACCCGGCCAACTATAAAGCCGTGCTGGCCAAGCTCTACGCCGTTATGTCGGTGAGTGGGCAGCAAGGGCCATCGGGCAAACCCGATATTTCGGGTATCGACGAAGGTACCTCCAACTACATGCGTTTGCTGTGGAAACTCCAGGAGCTGCCCACCGACGAAGCCGTAATTGGCTGGAATGACCAGACCATTCAGGACTTCCACGCTATGCGCTGGACTTCTTCGGACGGCTTTGTGGCAGCTATGTACAACCGGATTTTTTATCTGGTAGCCGCCAGCAACGAGTTTATCCGCGAAACGGGCGACGACCGGCTGGCCACGCGCAACATCACGGGCGATGCCGCCACCAATGCCCGCACCTACCGGGCCGAAGCGCGTTTTCTGCGCGCTCTGGCGTACTACCACGCCATTGATATGTTTGGCAACGTACCGTTTGTGACCGAAGCCGACGCACCGGGCTCGTTTTTACCCCGGCAGGCCACCCGGCAGGAACTGTTCAACTACGTAGAGTCGGAACTGAAAGCCCTCGAAACCGAGCTGAGCGCCCCCCGGCAGGCAGAGTACGGCCGGGCCGATCAGGCAGCCGTCTGGACATTGCTCGCCAAACTGTACCTCAACGCGCAGGTTTATACCGGTACCGCCCGCTGGAACGACGTGATTACGTACACCAGCAAGGTGATCGGCGCCAATGCCTACACGCTGGAGTCGACCTACGGTAACCTGTTCCTGGCCGACAATAACTCCTCACGCGAAACCATTCTGCCGGTTACGTTTGATGGTCTGAATACCAAGACCTACGGCGGTATGACATTCCTGATTCATGCCTCCATTGGTGGCTCCATGCCCGTGCGCGAGTTTGGGGTAAACAGTGGCTGGGCCGGTTTGCGCACCACCAGCGCCCTGGTAGGTCAGTTCACCGATCCGTCGGGCCGAACCGACAAGCGAGCTATGTTCTACAGTCAGGGGCAAACCCTCGAAATTGCCGACATTACCCGGTTTACCGACGGCTACGCCGTGACGAAGTACAAAAACGTAACCCGGGCGGGTCAGGCAGGCAAAGACCCCGCGGGCGATTTTGTCGACACCGACTTCCCGCTCTTCCGGCTGGCCGATGTGTACCTGATGTACGCCGAAGCCGTGGTTCGGGGCGGAACGGGTGGCAGTGCCGCTAACGCACTCAACTACGTAAACCTGTTGCGGCAGCGGGCCTACGGTGGCACTACGGGTAACATTACAGCGGCTCAGCTCACCGCCGACTTTATTCTGGCCGAGCGCGCCCGCGAGTTGTATTGGGAAGGCACCCGCCGAACCGACCTCATCCGGTACAACCGCTTCACCGAGGGTACGTATCTGTGGCCCTGGAAAGGCGGTACTGCCGCCGGCCGGGCCGTAGAAGCCTTCCGCGCACTCTACCCGATTCCGGCAACGGACCTGGTGGCCAACCCGAATCTGAAGCAAAACACAGGCTATTAAAGAGTTTATGGTTTTGAGGTTTGCGTGCCGCCCAGCGGCTACCGACCGGCACACAAACCTCAAAACCACTTAAGTACTCAGACAGAATTAAATGTAAAATGAATAGTGTAAGATGTATAATGAGATGGCTGATTATCAGCAGGTAATTCAATTGTTCATTATACATTTTACATTGTTCATTCACTTATCATTCAACCAATTATGCAACGTATCACTCTATACAGTGTGTTCTCCCTGCTGGCTCTCTGCCTGCTGTGGGGTTGTGAAAACGAGGGCGATCGGCTGGTTATGCAGGAGCCGGGGGCGGTTACACTCACGCCCAGTGCCTCTACCGTAACGCTCACCAGCTCAGGTTCAGCATCCAACGCGCTCACCCTCAACTGGACACCCGTTAATTACGGGGTGGCCGTACCGGTCAACTACGCCGTTCAGTTCGACAAGAAAGGCAACGGGTTCAAAGCCCCTATCGAAGTAACGGCCGGGCAATCGACTACGTTGGCCTTGTCGAACCCCGACCTGAACCAAACCCTGCTCCGGCTCGGCGTATCGCCCGGTACGAGCGGGCAAATCGAAATGCGGGTTCGGTCGGCGATCAACCGCCCCAACGACCAGCCGGGTCAGCTGACCTATTCGGCCCCCGTGACCCTCACCGGCACGCCGTACCTCGTCATTGTGAACTATCCGTCGTTGTTTGTACCGGGTGGATACCAGGGCTGGGCCCCCGATGTTGCGCCCAAGATTTCGTCGGTGAAAAGCGATGGCAGCTACGAAGGTTACATCTATTTCCCGGCCGCATCGGAGTTTAAGATTACCTCGGCTCCCAACTGGAACAGCACCAACTACGGCATCGGAGCCGCCCCCGACAAAATCTCGTCGACGGGCGATAACCTCAAACTCGCTGCGGGTGGGTATTATCTGTTCCGGGTCAATACGGGCACACTTACCTGGAGCGCTACCCCAACCACATGGGGTGTTATCGGGGCGGCTACGCCTAAGGGCTGGGACGCCAGCACGCCCATGACGTACGACGCCAAGTCGGGCACCTGGAAAGCCGAACTGAGCCTGAAGCAGGACGAACTAAAATTCCGCGCTAACGATGCCTGGACGCTTAATTTCGGCGATAACGGCGCGGATGGATTTCTGGAATACGACGGGCAGAACATCAAAGTGCCCTCAGCCGGTACCTACACCATTGAACTTGACCTTCGGATGCCGGGCTACTATGCCTACAAGCTGACGAAGAAATAAGAGCCCGCGTTCGGGCAGACAGCTATCGTACAATAGGGTTTTGGATCGATGAAGGGGTTACATCGGTTCAAAACTCTTTTTTGCGTTTATTTGGGTACATACCCCCACCCGCCACTCTTTCACTCTTTCAGTATTTCACTCTTTTCCGCAAATCACTCACTTTGTTATGTCCTTTGCTCAACGCGCTATTTCCTTTTACGAAAACCTCCGGGAGCCAACTAATCTGCCACCGGGTGTGTCGGCCCTGAACCCTTACCGCACCCCCGAGGTGCAGCGCATCGGCCGGGAATTTTACGGAACGTTCTTCAACGACGACCAACCCCGCGTGTATGTGTTGGGCATTAATCCGGGTCGGTTTGGAGCGGGCGTTACGGGCATTTCGTTTACCACCCCACAGAATCTCAAACGCTACTGTGGCATCGACAACAACCTCCCGCCTTCGCCCGAGCTATCGAGCCGGTTTATTTATCAGGTTGTTGAGGCTTTTGGCGGAGCGGCTTCGTTTTACAGCCACTTCTTTCTGTCGGCACTGTACCCACTGGCCCTGGTTAAAGACGGCCGGAACGCCGGACCGGTCAACTATAACTTTTACGACGACCGCGCTACAACCGAAGCCCTTTGGCCAGCCATTAACGACTCGGTACGGCAGCAGCTTCAGTTTGGTGCCCGGCGCGATGTTGCTATTTGTCTGGGCCGGAAAAACGAGCAGTTTTTAAAGCGACTCAACGCCGAAAATGGCTTTTTCGAGCGGGTGCTTACACTGGATCATCCCCGGTATATTTTGCAATACAAATCAAAGGCCACAGATAACTATATCAATCAGTATATCAACACGTTAGGAGACCAAATTAAGTAGACATAAACGAACGAAAAAGGGGTTATTTTTCGTTATTAAAACATGGAAGACACGAAGTACCCATTGGACATTTTGAGCAGCCCCATTCAGCCCGATGAGATTGAATGGCGTGTACAACAACAGACCAAAACCGGCAAGTTGATTGTGGTCCCGTATATCACCAACCGCTGCGTGATGGAACGGTTCGACCGGCAGTTTGGGTGGCATGGCTGGCAAAACGATATTACCGAAATTCAGGACGGTTTTCTGTGCCGAATTACGGTGACGCTGCCCGATGGGACCCGCCTGACCAAAACCGACGGCGCTAACCGCACCGATATTGAGCCGATCAAAGGCGGGATTTCGGACGCCATGAAACGCTGCGCCGTGCAATTTGGGGTGGGCCGTAACCTGTACACATACCCTCGCGTGTTTATCGAAACCCCCGATAAATATATTCCCGATTGGGCTACGCCCCAGCTCGACGCGCTCGTGAAGAAAATCAATGATGGCTCGTATAAGGGGGGAGAGTTTGTTACCCTCAAGGAGTCGTACCGTAAATAAACAGGCGTATGCCTGTCAGGCGGCCATCCGAACAGTCTGCACAGACTCGTTACCGGATGGCCGCTTTTGTTATTTGTGTATCTTCCGATCTTAAACCTACCGCCCATGACCGAATCACTACCTATTCTGTGCCTGCTTTTCCTGAACATCGTTGTCTGCGAATGGCTAAGTACCAAACCCGGGTTCCGTCATCTGGGTACAGCCCTGCTGGTTATTATCCTCACCGCTATCCAAGCCAACGTCGGGCTCGTTCCCACCACCGATACCCCTCTTTACGACGCCATATTCGCTTATGTCACGCCGTTTGCCCTGTTTGTGCTTCTGCTCAACGTCAATTTGCAGGATCTGTGCCGGGCGGGCCTGCCCATGCTAACCCTGTTTCTGATCGGTTCGGCCGGAACCATCATAGGGGTCGTTCTCAGCATGTGGTTGTTCAATGGTCCGCAAAGTGTTGGGGCTCAATTCTACGCGCTGGCGGGTATGTTTACCGGCACGTACATAGGCGGTGCTCTCAATTTTCATGCGGTAGCGCTGCACTACGGGGTTGCCAAGTCAGGCAATCTGTTTGTGGCTGCCACAGCCGCCGACAATATCCTGACGGCCGTCTGGATGGTGGCCACCCTGGCTATTCCGCAGCTCATGCAACGGCTGCGGCCCGTAAATCGGCTACAACCGGCTTCTCCGGGTGAATCACTTTCGGCTACCGATCTGACCAACGACGAAGAAACCCTGAGCCCCCGCGATCTGGCGCTACTGATTACCCTTGGGCTGGGAGCCATGTCGTTCGCAAAGTGGCTGGGCACGTTCGTTCCTTCATTACCGTTCGTTCTGATCCTGACTACCCTGGCTCTTGTTCTGGCTCAGTTCCGGGCAATTAACCGGCTACCCGGCGCCCGAGTGCTGGGGTTGAGTGCCATTTACCTGTTTCTGGCTGTCATTGGCGCTTACTGCGACGTGGGCGCGCTCCTCCGCGACGGGCAATTGGCTGTGGTTTTGTTCGGGATGATTTGCACGCTCGTACTCATTCACGCCCTGATCGTTTTTGGGGTTGGTGCCCTCTTTCGGCAGGATTGGGATGTGCTGGGAATTGCTTCTCAAGCCAACATTGGTGGAGCTACTTCGGCCCTCGCTCTGGCGCGCAGCCTTAACCGACCCGACTTGCAACTCCCGGCGGTACTGGTTGGTTCACTGGGCAACGCTATCGGTACGTACCTCGGTATTTTTGTAGCCGAGTGGCTCCGCTAAACTGTATCCCATACTCAACTCGCCCCAGGCTTACACAATGCCCGCAGAACTCGACTTTTTCTTCTCCGCCGACCGCCAACAGTGGCGGCAATGGCTGACCGACAACTACAAGACGGCACCGGGCATCTGGTTCGTGTTTTACAAGAAGAAAACCGGCCAGCCTACGCTCACCTACGCCGAAGCCGTAGAAGAAGCCCTCTGTTTTGGCTGGATTGACAGCCTACCCCGCAAGATGGACAACGAGCGGCACGCGCTCAAGTTTTCGCCCCGCAAGCCCCGGAGCGTTTGGTCGCAGCCAAACAAAGAGCGTATTGAGCGCCTTATCGCCAATGGGCAGATGACGACCGCCGGGCTCGCCAAAATCGAACAGGCCAAACAGGATGGCTCCTGGGATGCCCTCACCGACAGCGATAACCTGCTGGTACCCGACGAACTGGAAACGGCTCTGCTGGCTAACCCGGTAGCACGAGCCAACTTTTACGGGTTTCCGCCAGGGGCCCGCAAAATCATTCTCGCCTGGATAGGCAGTGCCAAACGCCCCGAAACCCGGGCTGCACGTATCGCGCAAACCGTTAGCCAGGCCGCCGAGGGCAAACGAGCCTATCCGTGAGGTAGCCGAAGAAGCTCTGGATTTGGTTTTCTGCACTTTACCTACGACCTTTGTGCTACACTTCCCAGCAAATGAGCGCCACTTCAGTGTGGCGTTTTTCATTCAAGAATTAATCTATTAAGTCGATATAGTTAGACTATTTATGCAGGCGGAACACGCGGCCTCCAGCGACACGGAATCGGTTGACCCCTCGTCAGCCTCGCTCCCATTTGATCTTAACGGTCTGACAATCACGGTACAGGGCCAAAACGCCCATACGCAGGCCGAGGCACTCCGCACGGCCTTCCCGTCGGCCCACATCGCTACCGACCTTCCCGAACCGCTCCTTCGTCGGCGCAATCGGAAAGAGATCATCATCTATGCGACTGCTGCGCTGGCTTTGATGGTGGTGGGCCACATGCTGTTCAGCTATTTCACCTGGGAAAAGGTGACCGTGCTGGCCAGTTCGGTTGAGATTGGCCCCGAGATATTTTACTTTCTGATGGCGGGCTTTGTGGCCCAGATGATCGACGGAGCCCTCGGTATGGCCTACGGGGTTACGGCTACTACATTCCTGATGAGCGTGGGAATTAGCCCGCTGCACGCAACGGCGAGCGTACACAGCTCCGAAATCTTCACATCGGGGGTATCGGGGTACATGCACCTCAAATTTGGCAACATCAACAGCAAGTTGTTCAGGGCAGTGCTGATTCCGGGCGTAATCGGGGCCGCATTGGGGGCCTGGGTTATTTCGGAGCTGACCTCGCTGGAAGAATACGCCAAGGTGTTGCAACCCATTATTTCGGTGTACACGGCTATTCTGGGCTTTCTGATCATTAAAAAAGCCCTGACCAAGCGGGTGAAGAAAAAGCCGGTGCGCAACATCGGGATTCTGGCCTGGTCGGGTGGGTTTCTCGATGCCATTGGCGGAGGAGGCTGGGGGCCCATTGTCAACTCGACCCTGATTGCCAGCGGTCGGCACCCCCGGTACACCATTGGTTCGGTTAACCTGGCCGAGTTTTTTATCTCGTTTGCCTCGTCGGTGGTCTTCGCCTTGTACGTAGGTTTAGCCCAGTATGGTCTGGTAATTATCGGTCTTATTCTGGGTGGGAGCATAGCCGCCCCCATTGCGGCTCACCTCTCGCGCCGGTTACCCGTGAAAACCATGATGGTGATGGTTGGCATCGTGGTCATTATCGTAAGTTTGCGGAAAATTATCATGTTTTTCTGACAGGCTCTTTTCTTCTTGACAGGATTTACAGGATGAACAGGATAGCTTGATTGATGAAAAAGAAAATCCTGTCTATCCCGTGAATCCTGTCCAAAACACTATGAAAAAACAGACCAAAGCGATTCGCACCCAAACGCGGAAAACGCAATACCGGGAACACTCAACGCCTTTGTTTCTGACGTCGAGTTTTACGTTTGACAGTGCCGAGCAAGGCAAAGCCTTGTTTGAGGAAACCGAAGAAGGCAACATTTATAGCCGGTTTTCGAACCCCAACGTCACCGAGTTTGTCGACAAAGTCTGCATGCTCGAAGGGGCCGAAGAAGGCATCGCTACGGGTACGGGCATGGCGGCCGTGTTTGCCAGTATGGCCGCACTGCTCAAATCAGGCGACCATATTGTGGCGTGCCGGGCTTTGTTTGGGTCGGCTCACCAGATTATCACCCAGATTCTGAGCAAGTGGGGCATTACCCACACGTATGTCGACGCTACAGCCACCGAAGCCGAGTGGGAGGCCGCTATCCAGCCGAGTGCTGATAAGCCAGCCGCCAAAATGGTGTATCTGGAAACACCCTCCAACCCCGGCCTTGAGCTGGTCGATCTGGCGATGCTGGGACGGCTGAAAGAAAAATACGGCTTCATTCTGAACGTCGACAACTGCTTTGCTACTCCACTCCTGCAAACACCCATCGACTTTGGGGCTGATTTGTCGGTCCACTCGGCCACCAAGTTTATGGATGGTCAGGGGCGCGTACTGGGCGGGATTGTCGTCGGCCGGGCCGATCTGATGCAACAGATTCGGTTTTTCGCCCGGCACACCGGCCCGTCAATGTCGCCGTTTAATGCCTGGGTTCTGTCGAAGAGTCTGGAAACCCTCGACCTGCGGATGGAGCGGCACTGCCGCAACGCCCTCAGGTTGGCCGAAGCCCTCGAAAAACACCCCGATGTAGCCACGGTGAAGTATCCGTTTTTGCCCTCGCACCCGCAGTACGAATTGGCGAAGGCGCAGATGTCGGCCGGTGGTGCTATTGTCACGATTGAGCTGGAAGGCGGTTTTGAGCGCGTACAGGCTTTTTACGACGCTCTCCAGATTCCAACGCTCTCGTCGAACCTGGGCGACACACGTACCATTGTTACGAATCCCAACACCACCACCCACGCCAAGCTGAAGCCCGACGAAAAGGCACTGCTGGGCATTACGCCGGGGTTGGTTCGGATTTCGGTGGGGCTCGAAGACATCGACGACCTCGTGGCCGACTTCGAGCAGGCGGCTACAGTCAGCGCCGGGGTCCTGCGCGAAAACGTCTAGGAACTCATTGGTGTTGAGTGGGTTTATTCTGTAAACTATAGTTTAGTCCGTCTCTATTGATCTAAATCTCACTCGTGCCTTTGTCCGGGATTCTGTAGTTCCTATGGTAATTTTCGGGGCAATTCAAACAACCTGAATTATGACGTTGCGACTGGTCATTTTCTTCGTTATGCTGGCTTATGTTGCCAACGCCCAAACCCCCGCCCGCCCACCGGTTCGGATAGGGGTAGTCGGGTTGGTACATACCCACGTACACGGGGTTTTTCATAAAGCCTACCGCGAGAAAGGCCAAACGGATATCCAGATAGTGGGCATTGCCGAGCCCGACCGCCAATTGGCCGAGCGCTATGCCAAACAGTACGGCTTCCCGATGAGTCTGGTGTATCCGACCATCGACGCTATGCTCGACGCGACCAAACCCGAAGCCGTAACCGACTTTGGCAAGATCATCGACCATCTCAAAACCGTTCGGCTTGCCGCTCCACGGGGTATTCACGTCATGGTTGAGAAGCCCTTAGCCGTGAGCCTCGACCATGCCCGGCAGATGGCCGCCCTAGCCCAAAAACACAAGATTCAGCTGCTCACCAACTACGAAACCACCTGGTACGGCAGCAACCACCGGGCTTACGCCATGACCATCGGCGAGAAAGCCATTGGCGACGTTCGGAAGCTGGTCATTCACGACGGGCATCAGGGCCCTCAGGAAATTGGTTGTACACCCGAGTTTCTGACGTGGCTCACCGACCCAGTCGAGAACGGGGCGGGGGCTTTGTTCGATTTTGGTTGTTACGGGGCCAATCTGGCAACGTGGCTCATGCAAGGCCAACGCCCGACGAGTGTGATGGCCGTGACCGGGCAAATCAAGCCCCATATTTACCCCAAGGTCGACGACGAGGCTACCATTATTGTGACGTACCCCAAGGCACAGGCCGTAATTCAGGCTTCGTGGAATTGGCCCTACGCCCGCAAAGACATGGAAGTGTACGGACAAACGGGCTCGATTATGGCTCTCGACGCCAAACGAATGCGAGTCCGGCTAAACGAACGCGAACCGGAACGGATGCTGGAAGCCACCTCGGCCGATGCCCCCGCCCCCGATCCGTTTGCGTATCTGGCCCGAGTAGTACGCGGTGACGAAAAAGAGATCGACAACCTCACATCACTGCCTAATAACCTGGTTGTGATGGAGATTCTGGAAGCCGCCCGGACCTCGGCGAAAACAGGGAAAATCGTTGTTTTACATTAACAAAACCTGCAAGCCGGGCGGCCGGTGCCGTCTTGAAGACCTTACAGGTTTGATGCGCTATGATAGCAGAACCCACATACACGCTCGAAAGCCTGTCGGCGCAACTCGCCGGTCTCTCCGAGATCGACGCCCTGCGCAAACTGGCCGAGCTTTTTCCCGGTCAGGTGGTTTTCTCCACCAGCCTGGGTTATGAAGATCAGGTCATTACCGACCTGATTGCCCAGAACAATCTGCCCATTCGAATTTTCACCCTCGACACGGGCCGGATGTTCGGCGAGACCTACTCGGTCTGGAATAAAACCCTCAGCCGATACGGTATTCAGATCGAAACCATGTACCCAAAGCAGGAAGCCGTGGAGGCTTTGATGACGGGCAAAGGGCCGTTTAGCATGTATGAGTCGGTCGAAAACCGGAAAGAGTGCTGCTTTATTCGGAAGGTGGAGCCCCTCAACCGCGCCCTGGCCGGTCAGAAAATATGGATTACGGGCATCCGGGCCGAGCAATCGGCCAACCGCACCAGCATGCCTCAACTGGAGTGGGATGAAGCCCACGGGCTCTTTAAGTTCCACCCACTTATGGACTGGACTTTTGAGCAGGTGAAAGAGTATGTACGGGTCAACAACGTACCCTACAACCCGCTGCACGACCGGGGCTTTGTGAGCATTGGCTGTCAGCCCTGCACCCGCGCCATTCAACCCGGCGAAGATTTCCGCGCCGGCCGCTGGTGGTGGGAAGACAACTCGAAAAAGGAATGTGGACTACATAGTAAATGAGTGAATGAGTGATTGAGTGAATTAGCGAATGCCGCAAGCGCGACAGCCAACGATTCACTCATTCACTCATTCGCCAATTCACTCATTAAAAATGGATTACCTCGATCAACTTGAATCGGAAGCGATTCACATCATGCGCGAAGTAGCCGGGCAGTTCGAACGGCCCGCGCTCCTGTTTTCGGGCGGGAAAGACTCAATCACGCTGGTGCATCTGGCGCGCAAAGCGTTTCGGCCCGGTAAGTTTCCGTTCCCGCTTGTGCACATCGATACCGGTCATAACTTTCAGGAGGCCCTCGATTTCCGCGATTGGCTCGCCAACAGCCTCGGCGAACGCCTGATTGTGCGGTACGTAGAAGATACCATCCGCGAGAAAAACCTGAAGGAGCCCACCGGACGCAACGCCAGCCGCAACGCGCTGCAAACGTTCACCCTGCTCGATACCATCGAAGAGTTTGAGTTTGACGCCTGCATTGGCGGTGCCCGACGCGACGAAGAAAAAGCCCGCGCCAAAGAACGGGTGTTTTCGGTGCGCGACGAATTCGGCTCGTGGGACCCCAAACGGCAGCGCCCCGAACTCTGGAACCTCTACAACGGCCGGATTCACAAAGGCGAAAACGTGCGGGTATTCCCCATTTCGAACTGGACCGAACTCGACGTCTGGAACTACATTCAGCGCGAAAAAATTGCCCTGCCCAGCCTCTACTTTGCCCACGAGCGCGAACTCCTCGTACGCGACGGCAAGCTCATGGCTACGGCCGGGGGAGTTATCAAACCCGAACCCGACGATCAGATTGTGACCCGGACAGTCCGGTTCCGCACCGTGGGCGATATTTCCTGCACAGCGGCCTCTGAATCGCAGGCCGACACGCTCGACGCAGTTATTGCCGAAATTCAGGCGACCCGTATTTCCGAGCGGGGCGAAACCCGCATGGACGACCAAATGTCGGAGGCCGCCATGGAAGACCGCAAAAAGGGAGGATATTTTTAATGAGCGAATGAGCGAAAGAGTGAAAAAGCGAGCAGCAGCAGTTCGCTCTTTCACTCTTTCGCTCATTCGCTCTTTCACTTTTAGAGCATGGACTTACTACGTTTTATAACCTGCGGTAGTGTGGATGATGGGAAGAGTACCCTCATCGGACGGCTGCTGTACGATTCCAAATCCATTCTGGTCGATCAGCTCGAAGCCATCGAGCGGGCCAGCAAAACCAAAAATCAGGGCGATGGCGGGGGTATCGACCTCGCCCTGCTGACCGATGGCCTGCGCTCTGAACGCGAGCAGGGCATTACCATCGACGTAGCCTACCGGTATTTTCAGACACCGGTTCGCAAGTTTATCATTGTCGATGCACCAGGGCACATTCAGTACACCCGCAACATGGTCACGGGCGCGTCGAACTGCCAATTGGCCATTGTACTCATCGACGCCCGAAACGGTGTAGTGGAGCAAACCCGGCGGCACTCGCTCATAGCCAGTATGTTGGGGATTCCGCACATCGTGGTTGCCATCAACAAAATGGATCTTGTCGATTACTCGCAGGATGCATTTTCGGATATCTGCATCCAATACGCCGACCTGGCTAAAAAACTGAATGTCAGTGAGGTAAGCTTTATCCCGATGAGTGCACTCAACGGTGATAACGTGGTCGACCGGTCGGTAAATATGCCGTGGTACGAGGGACCTACCCTACTCGAACACCTCGAAACGGTTGAACTGAGCAACGATACCAACCTGACTTTACCCCGTTTTCCGGTGCAGTACGTCATTCGGCCGCAAACAGCCGAACTGCACGACTACCGGGGGTATGCGGGCAAAATCAACAGCGGTACGTTCCGCGTGGGCGATGCCATAACGGTACTGCCCTCAGCCCAAACCTCGACTATCAGCCGCATCGAATTCAACGAGCAGGACCTGACCGAAGCCGAAGCCGGACAGTCGGTTATTCTGCACCTGTCCGACGACATCGACATTAGCCGGGGCGACCTTATCGTTCGCAGCGACACCCAGCCGATTGTGGCTCAGAACGTAGAAGGAATGCTTTGCTGGATGGACACGAAAGAGCTGAAAGTGGGCAGCAAGTACGTGTTG
It includes:
- a CDS encoding Gfo/Idh/MocA family protein, producing MTLRLVIFFVMLAYVANAQTPARPPVRIGVVGLVHTHVHGVFHKAYREKGQTDIQIVGIAEPDRQLAERYAKQYGFPMSLVYPTIDAMLDATKPEAVTDFGKIIDHLKTVRLAAPRGIHVMVEKPLAVSLDHARQMAALAQKHKIQLLTNYETTWYGSNHRAYAMTIGEKAIGDVRKLVIHDGHQGPQEIGCTPEFLTWLTDPVENGAGALFDFGCYGANLATWLMQGQRPTSVMAVTGQIKPHIYPKVDDEATIIVTYPKAQAVIQASWNWPYARKDMEVYGQTGSIMALDAKRMRVRLNEREPERMLEATSADAPAPDPFAYLARVVRGDEKEIDNLTSLPNNLVVMEILEAARTSAKTGKIVVLH
- a CDS encoding phosphoadenylyl-sulfate reductase; its protein translation is MIAEPTYTLESLSAQLAGLSEIDALRKLAELFPGQVVFSTSLGYEDQVITDLIAQNNLPIRIFTLDTGRMFGETYSVWNKTLSRYGIQIETMYPKQEAVEALMTGKGPFSMYESVENRKECCFIRKVEPLNRALAGQKIWITGIRAEQSANRTSMPQLEWDEAHGLFKFHPLMDWTFEQVKEYVRVNNVPYNPLHDRGFVSIGCQPCTRAIQPGEDFRAGRWWWEDNSKKECGLHSK
- the cysD gene encoding sulfate adenylyltransferase subunit CysD encodes the protein MDYLDQLESEAIHIMREVAGQFERPALLFSGGKDSITLVHLARKAFRPGKFPFPLVHIDTGHNFQEALDFRDWLANSLGERLIVRYVEDTIREKNLKEPTGRNASRNALQTFTLLDTIEEFEFDACIGGARRDEEKARAKERVFSVRDEFGSWDPKRQRPELWNLYNGRIHKGENVRVFPISNWTELDVWNYIQREKIALPSLYFAHERELLVRDGKLMATAGGVIKPEPDDQIVTRTVRFRTVGDISCTAASESQADTLDAVIAEIQATRISERGETRMDDQMSEAAMEDRKKGGYF
- a CDS encoding sulfate adenylyltransferase subunit 1, with amino-acid sequence MDLLRFITCGSVDDGKSTLIGRLLYDSKSILVDQLEAIERASKTKNQGDGGGIDLALLTDGLRSEREQGITIDVAYRYFQTPVRKFIIVDAPGHIQYTRNMVTGASNCQLAIVLIDARNGVVEQTRRHSLIASMLGIPHIVVAINKMDLVDYSQDAFSDICIQYADLAKKLNVSEVSFIPMSALNGDNVVDRSVNMPWYEGPTLLEHLETVELSNDTNLTLPRFPVQYVIRPQTAELHDYRGYAGKINSGTFRVGDAITVLPSAQTSTISRIEFNEQDLTEAEAGQSVILHLSDDIDISRGDLIVRSDTQPIVAQNVEGMLCWMDTKELKVGSKYVLQVGTARTRCSIRAIPYRLNIETYEHVEDVESLKLNDLAKVHLRTAQPVAFDTYALNRTNGGAILIDETSNVTVGAVMLEGEA